The Rattus rattus isolate New Zealand chromosome X, Rrattus_CSIRO_v1, whole genome shotgun sequence genome has a window encoding:
- the LOC116888505 gene encoding uncharacterized protein LOC116888505 isoform X1 yields MCTFLHSVLVERLKWAGVRSAEEAEKGYTSQDTGNTVTAKPGGSQPCAWRGSAISDLGLAQGPPEEINALVLSYLWGTNLVPPGDPRSHQETRGNPSLQKSAVSWLRGGIILKGLPVEVVPLSPRRLLRHLLDSSRTLLLRRSSEIDFFPSRNQSVRDCSMAPFPWCVCKIVYPLKTMKILSNATLLLLVSCTRKL; encoded by the exons TCCGTTCTCGTAGAAAGGTTAAAATGGGCTGGGGTGCGGAGCGCCGAGGAGGCGGAGAAGGGATATACGTCTCAGGATACAGGAAATACGGTAACAGCGAAACCAGGAGGAAGCCAGCCCTGTGCCTGGAGGGGATCCGCCATCTCAGATCTCGGCCTTGCGCAGGGCCCACCAGAGGAAATTAACGCTCTGGTCCTGTCATACCTATGGGGGACCAACCTTGTGCCTCCGGGAGATCCACGCTCCCACCAGGAAACACGCGGGAACCCAAGCCTCCAAAAAAGCGCTGTGTCCTGGCTCCGCGGTGGGATTATCCTGAAGGGACTCCCAGTGGAGGTAGTACCACTCTCCCCTCGGCGCCTCCTCCGGCATCTACTGGACTCAAGTCGCACCCTCCTCCTCCGGAGAAGTagtgaaatagatttttttcccagccGAAATCAG tcTGTGAGGGATTGCAGTATGGCTCCATTTCCTTGGTGCGTTTGTAAAATAGTTTACCCATTGAAGACCATGAAGATTCTTTCCAATGCTACCCTGCTTTTGCTGGTGTCCTGCACCCGGAAGTTGTGA